In Carya illinoinensis cultivar Pawnee chromosome 10, C.illinoinensisPawnee_v1, whole genome shotgun sequence, one DNA window encodes the following:
- the LOC122278171 gene encoding uncharacterized protein LOC122278171, with amino-acid sequence MVVATMAWLSGASKKIHPDRHLPFSSHHDKSPPATLGILAFETAKTMSRLISLYRSLTDDEISKLKKETMKSKGIAFLNSNDEGFLLNLACAERLEDLNQVAITVSRLGQKCSDYGLNRFDLVYNDLKLGVIDMGKLGFGASKIQKIIRKMEKRIYATAKLYAALESLAEMEASERKVQRWKNTLGPKQKTNLDYVSQKIAFHKKQVQQYKGTSLWSQSFDRSVGLMARIVFIIYARICTVFGPYNPGLPSVLKNLSRPTSTRERQPFWNVHFNLKEEEIYGNNYCLVELGEKNEKLTSKSGPIPNKSKKGRVRFISNELMNPFFLDDPGCTGNTNCGTMRKNNRVFGLAPPSTVGGSGISVRYANVILYAERCLYTPDTIGEDGREELYNMLPANLKSTVRGKLKRHWLKKEEESDGCDGYSLAEGWREALEEILEWLAPLAHDTVRWQAQRNLEKRINFDPEPTVLLLQTLHYSDLEKTEAAIVDVLVGLSCIYMYENRR; translated from the coding sequence ATGGTTGTTGCCACCATGGCCTGGCTCTCTGGGGCCTCCAAGAAAATCCACCCCGATCGTCATCTCCCCTTTTCCTCCCACCATGACAAGTCTCCCCCGGCCACCCTTGGAATCCTCGCCTTCGAGACCGCCAAGACCATGTCCCGTCTCATTTCTCTCTACAGGTCTCTCACCGACGATGAAATCTCGAAGCTCAAGAAGGAAACCATGAAGTCCAAAGGTATTGCCTTCCTGAACTCCAATGACGAAGGATTCCTTCTCAACCTTGCCTGCGCCGAGCGGCTCGAGGATCTCAATCAGGTGGCCATCACTGTCTCTCGCTTAGGCCAGAAATGCTCCGATTATGGACTAAACCGTTTCGATCTTGTCTACAATGATTTGAAACTCGGAGTCATTGACATGGGAAAACTCGGATTCGGTGCAAGTAAAATCCAGAAAATCAtcagaaaaatggagaaaagaaTTTACGCTACCGCCAAACTGTACGCAGCTTTGGAATCTCTTGCCGAAATGGAAGCGTCGGAGCGAAAAGTTCAGCGGTGGAAGAACACCCTTGGTCCAAAACAGAAAACGAATTTGGATTACGTAAGCCAGAAAATCGCGTTTCACAAAAAACAGGTGCAACAATACAAAGGAACCTCGTTATGGAGTCAGAGCTTCGATAGAAGCGTCGGACTCATGGCTCGTATAGTTTTCATTATCTACGCCCGAATCTGCACTGTTTTTGGACCCTACAATCCGGGTCTACCATCTGTGTTGAAGAATTTATCACGTCCTACTTCAACTCGGGAAAGGCAACCTTTTTGGAACGTCCATTTCAAcctcaaagaagaagaaatatacGGGAACAACTATTGCCTTGTCGAACTTGGAGAAAAGAACGAAAAGCTCACTTCGAAATCGGGTCCGATTCCAAATAAGTCTAAAAAGGGCAGGGTTCGGTTTATCAGTAATGAATTGATGAACCCGTTTTTCCTGGACGATCCTGGGTGTACGGGTAACACGAACTGCGGTACGATGAGAAAGAATAACCGGGTTTTCGGGTTGGCTCCACCGTCCACGGTGGGAGGGTCTGGAATCTCGGTACGGTACGCTAATGTGATACTATACGCGGAGCGGTGTTTGTACACGCCGGACACAATAGGAGAGGATGGGAGGGAGGAATTGTACAACATGTTGCCGGCGAATCTCAAGTCGACGGTCAGAGGAAAGCTTAAGAGACATTGGTTGAAAAAGGAGGAGGAATCCGATGGGTGCGATGGGTACTCGCTGGCAGAGGGTTGGAGGGAAGCTCTGGAGGAGATACTGGAGTGGCTGGCGCCCCTTGCTCACGATACAGTGAGGTGGCAGGCGCAGAGGAACTTGGAGAAGCGTATCAATTTCGATCCGGAGCCGACAGTGCTGTTGTTGCAAACACTACATTACTCGGATTTGGAGAAGACAGAGGCTGCAATTGTCGACGTTTTGGTGGGGTTGAGTTGCATATACATGTACGAGAATAGACGGTAA